One window of the Rhodococcus sovatensis genome contains the following:
- a CDS encoding DUF3151 domain-containing protein: protein MTSFGDLLGPQPTLLPGDDEAESALLNHADPAKVAADNPTASIAWAYLAEAALESGQTITAYAYARTGYHRGLDQLRRNGWKGFGPVPYSHEPNRGFLRCVAVLAKAARDIGENDEYARCLDLLEDSDPKAAEALGLG, encoded by the coding sequence ATGACTTCTTTCGGTGACTTGCTCGGACCACAGCCAACGCTGCTTCCCGGCGACGACGAGGCAGAGTCCGCACTGCTGAACCACGCGGATCCGGCGAAGGTGGCGGCCGACAATCCGACGGCGTCCATCGCGTGGGCTTACCTGGCCGAGGCCGCTCTGGAGAGTGGGCAGACCATCACCGCGTACGCCTATGCTCGTACCGGATATCATCGCGGGCTCGATCAGCTTCGCCGCAACGGATGGAAGGGATTCGGGCCGGTCCCGTACAGCCATGAGCCCAACCGAGGATTCCTCCGATGCGTCGCCGTTCTCGCGAAAGCTGCGCGCGATATCGGGGAGAACGACGAGTACGCCCGTTGCCTCGACCTCCTCGAAGACAGCGACCCCAAGGCTGCGGAAGCTCTCGGCCTCGGCTGA
- the fbaA gene encoding class II fructose-bisphosphate aldolase, which yields MPIATPEVYAEMLGRAKEHQFAFPAINCVGSESINAAIKGFADAGSDGIIQFSTGGAEFGSGLGIKDMVTGAVALAEFAHVIAAKYDVTIALHTDHCPKDKLDTYVRPLLAISQERVDAGRNPLFQSHMWDGSAVPIDENLEIAKDLLAKAAAARIILEIEIGVVGGEEDGVEAEINDKLYTSEEDFLKTVEALGAGDAGSRYLLAATFGNVHGVYKPGNVKLKPSVLADGQRVASEKLGLASGSKPFDFVFHGGSGSAKSEIEEALNYGTVKMNVDTDTQYAFSRPIAGHFFSNYDGVLKIDGEVGNKKAYDPRSYLKKAEAGMTARVIEACNDLKSAGRSVSAG from the coding sequence GTGCCGATAGCAACTCCCGAGGTCTACGCCGAGATGCTCGGCCGGGCCAAGGAACACCAATTCGCATTTCCGGCAATCAACTGCGTGGGTTCCGAGTCCATCAACGCCGCGATCAAGGGCTTCGCCGACGCGGGTAGCGACGGCATCATCCAGTTCTCGACCGGTGGCGCCGAGTTCGGCTCCGGCCTGGGTATCAAGGACATGGTCACCGGCGCTGTGGCGCTGGCCGAATTCGCGCACGTGATCGCTGCGAAGTACGACGTCACCATCGCGCTGCACACCGACCACTGCCCCAAGGACAAGTTGGATACGTATGTCCGCCCGTTGCTCGCCATTTCGCAGGAGCGCGTCGACGCAGGCCGTAACCCGCTGTTCCAGTCGCATATGTGGGACGGATCCGCGGTCCCGATCGACGAAAACCTCGAGATTGCGAAGGACCTGCTCGCCAAGGCTGCGGCTGCTCGCATCATCCTCGAAATCGAGATCGGCGTCGTCGGCGGCGAAGAGGACGGTGTCGAGGCCGAGATCAACGACAAGCTCTACACCTCCGAAGAGGACTTCTTGAAGACCGTCGAGGCTCTGGGCGCGGGCGATGCAGGATCCCGCTACCTCCTCGCTGCGACGTTCGGCAACGTGCACGGCGTCTACAAGCCCGGCAACGTGAAGCTGAAGCCGTCTGTGCTTGCCGATGGGCAGCGCGTGGCTTCGGAGAAGCTCGGACTTGCGTCCGGCTCGAAGCCGTTCGACTTCGTCTTCCACGGCGGATCGGGTTCGGCGAAGAGCGAGATCGAAGAGGCTCTGAACTACGGCACTGTGAAGATGAATGTCGACACCGACACGCAGTACGCGTTCAGTCGTCCGATTGCCGGTCATTTCTTCAGCAACTACGACGGTGTGCTGAAGATCGACGGCGAGGTCGGCAACAAGAAGGCCTACGACCCGCGTAGCTACCTCAAGAAGGCCGAGGCCGGTATGACGGCGCGCGTCATCGAGGCGTGCAACGACCTGAAGTCGGCAGGGCGCAGCGTTTCTGCTGGATAG
- a CDS encoding VTT domain-containing protein, which translates to MSLLAASESVTTNLALLPGFLDPVNLLNSFGTWVLVGLLLVVFIESGLLFPLLPGDSLLFTAGLIAASKSDEIPPFASIWVLIILIPIAAILGDQVGYFIGTKGGAALFKSNDSKFFKKKYIDESHAFFEKHGPITIILARFVPIVRTFAPVVAGASRMKYSIFLTYNVVGGVIWGAGVTMLGYLLGQIQFIRDNVDIIFILIVLVSVLPIVIEVGKRMLKARKTPLAEATDAIDAQQDPHS; encoded by the coding sequence GTGAGTCTTCTTGCTGCCTCGGAATCCGTGACGACAAACCTGGCACTTCTGCCCGGATTTCTCGATCCGGTGAATCTGCTCAACTCGTTCGGCACCTGGGTGCTGGTCGGGTTGCTGCTCGTCGTCTTCATCGAATCCGGGCTGCTGTTCCCGCTGCTACCTGGTGACTCACTGCTCTTCACCGCCGGCTTGATCGCGGCATCGAAGTCCGACGAGATTCCCCCGTTCGCGTCCATCTGGGTGCTGATCATCCTCATTCCGATCGCCGCCATCCTCGGCGATCAGGTCGGATACTTCATCGGCACCAAGGGCGGCGCGGCTCTGTTCAAGTCGAACGATTCGAAGTTCTTCAAGAAGAAGTACATCGACGAGTCACACGCATTCTTCGAAAAGCACGGCCCGATCACGATCATCCTGGCTCGATTCGTACCGATCGTGCGCACGTTCGCGCCCGTCGTCGCCGGCGCATCGAGGATGAAGTACTCGATCTTCCTCACCTACAACGTCGTCGGCGGCGTCATCTGGGGTGCTGGCGTGACCATGCTCGGCTACCTGCTCGGTCAGATCCAGTTCATCCGAGACAACGTCGACATCATCTTCATCCTGATCGTCCTCGTCTCGGTGCTGCCGATCGTCATCGAGGTCGGCAAGCGCATGCTCAAGGCACGCAAGACGCCGCTGGCGGAAGCGACGGACGCCATCGACGCGCAGCAGGATCCCCACTCCTAG
- a CDS encoding DedA family protein — translation MGQFGPLATAGPLVVWIVVVTFVFIECAVIIGLFLPGDSMLITAGIVMATHASGTAHVWALSAGAMIAAIAGNQVGYVIGHRTGSTLVARKNGKYLNTKNLHKVNLLLEKHGFWAVLVARWIPWVRTLCPMVAGAAKMNHRRYTIASTLGAIIWAPVLLLLGFYFGSFLEMVPWLLPAVLISMVVLLVTGTGLGIWQYRKEMAKPAETIEVEEVLE, via the coding sequence ATGGGCCAGTTCGGCCCCCTCGCAACCGCCGGTCCACTAGTGGTGTGGATCGTGGTGGTGACGTTCGTGTTCATCGAATGCGCCGTCATCATCGGCCTGTTCCTTCCTGGCGATTCGATGCTCATCACCGCGGGCATCGTCATGGCGACGCACGCGTCGGGCACAGCCCACGTGTGGGCTCTGTCGGCCGGCGCGATGATCGCGGCGATCGCGGGCAACCAGGTCGGCTACGTCATCGGACACCGAACCGGCTCGACGCTCGTCGCGCGCAAGAACGGCAAGTACCTCAACACCAAGAACTTGCACAAGGTCAACCTGCTGCTCGAAAAGCACGGATTCTGGGCAGTCCTGGTGGCCCGATGGATTCCCTGGGTCCGCACACTGTGCCCGATGGTTGCAGGCGCTGCGAAGATGAATCACCGTCGGTACACCATCGCCAGCACGCTCGGCGCAATCATCTGGGCACCGGTTCTCCTGCTTCTGGGCTTCTACTTCGGGAGCTTTCTCGAGATGGTGCCATGGCTATTGCCCGCAGTCCTGATCTCGATGGTCGTTCTCCTTGTCACCGGCACCGGCCTCGGCATCTGGCAATATCGAAAAGAGATGGCCAAACCCGCCGAAACCATCGAGGTCGAAGAAGTACTCGAGTAG
- a CDS encoding trans-aconitate 2-methyltransferase, with protein MATSWNPAVYQRYADERTRPYFELLGRVRHESPRQVVDLGCGTGVQTATLAERWPEANIVGIDSSPDMVAKQPSRLPANVTVVEGDIAAFDASGIDLVVANAALQWVPQHRELIRAWASQLNAGGSLAWQVPGNFDAPSHVLMRGLAESAAWSPLLRGVLRSGDSTDRAEEYASALLATGMAVDAWETTYVHVLQGEDPVLEWVRGTGLRPVLDALDDEQRQRFEQQYAQLLRDAYPSTPAGTLFPFRRIFVVGHKS; from the coding sequence GTGGCAACCTCGTGGAATCCAGCCGTGTACCAGCGCTACGCAGACGAGAGGACGCGGCCGTACTTCGAGCTCCTCGGCCGCGTACGGCACGAGTCGCCGAGGCAAGTCGTCGATCTCGGATGCGGCACTGGGGTGCAGACGGCGACACTGGCGGAGCGATGGCCGGAGGCGAACATAGTCGGGATCGATTCCTCACCCGACATGGTCGCCAAGCAGCCGAGTCGACTCCCGGCGAACGTCACGGTAGTCGAGGGTGACATCGCTGCGTTCGACGCGTCCGGCATCGATCTTGTGGTTGCCAACGCTGCCCTGCAGTGGGTACCGCAGCACCGAGAACTGATCCGCGCTTGGGCGTCGCAGTTGAATGCCGGTGGCAGCCTCGCGTGGCAGGTCCCCGGGAATTTCGACGCCCCGTCGCACGTCCTCATGCGCGGCCTCGCCGAATCCGCGGCCTGGTCGCCTCTCCTGCGTGGAGTTCTTCGCAGTGGGGATAGCACCGATCGGGCCGAGGAGTATGCGTCGGCGCTACTCGCCACGGGCATGGCCGTCGACGCCTGGGAGACGACGTACGTGCATGTGCTTCAGGGTGAGGACCCCGTGCTCGAATGGGTACGTGGGACCGGACTTCGGCCGGTGCTGGATGCCCTCGATGACGAGCAGCGGCAACGATTCGAGCAGCAGTACGCTCAACTGCTTCGTGATGCGTACCCGTCGACACCCGCGGGGACGCTGTTTCCGTTCCGGCGAATCTTCGTCGTCGGGCACAAGAGCTGA
- a CDS encoding glycoside hydrolase family 76 protein: MQELWAQRADAAEGAVLARHVRRLWGLPGTALGVVAWPPVRRERLFLKWHYWWQAHLLDCAVDAASREPTSKRRRRLAKIARAHRIRNITGWTNNYYDDMAWLGLALERAQRLHSVGNRTGIQKVEMELFDAWSPRAGGGIPWRKGDDFFNAPANGPASILLARTGRLWRAQAMADWMDTKLKDQESGLILDGIRPGGPARDQGVLDRAVYSYCQGVVLGIETELAVRLGDARHRERVHALVAAVETRLCRDLVIGGGGGGDGGLFNGILARYLAFVATDLPGDTDEDQASRALAASIVLASADAAWENRLEVEDHPLFGAAWEKQARLPGPGLSVATFSGGTVRSSPVPERDFAVQLSGWMLMEAAFTVSAAGFLS; this comes from the coding sequence ATGCAGGAGCTATGGGCGCAGCGGGCAGACGCGGCGGAGGGGGCGGTTCTGGCGCGGCACGTGCGACGGCTGTGGGGTCTGCCGGGCACGGCGCTCGGCGTCGTCGCATGGCCACCTGTGCGGCGCGAGCGTCTGTTCCTCAAATGGCACTACTGGTGGCAGGCGCATCTGCTCGATTGCGCCGTCGATGCGGCCAGTCGTGAGCCTACGTCCAAGCGTCGCCGACGACTGGCGAAAATAGCTCGTGCGCACCGCATCCGAAACATCACTGGATGGACCAACAACTACTACGACGACATGGCGTGGCTCGGTCTGGCGCTCGAACGCGCTCAGCGGTTGCACTCGGTCGGTAACCGGACCGGTATCCAGAAGGTCGAGATGGAATTGTTCGACGCCTGGTCTCCGCGGGCGGGTGGCGGAATTCCGTGGCGCAAAGGTGACGACTTCTTCAATGCGCCGGCGAACGGGCCCGCATCGATCCTTCTCGCGAGGACAGGACGACTGTGGCGCGCGCAGGCGATGGCCGACTGGATGGATACCAAGCTGAAGGATCAGGAGAGCGGCCTGATTCTCGATGGCATCCGACCAGGCGGACCGGCCAGGGACCAGGGTGTGCTCGATCGGGCCGTGTACAGCTACTGCCAGGGTGTCGTGCTCGGCATCGAGACCGAGCTCGCAGTCCGGCTGGGCGACGCTCGGCATCGTGAACGTGTGCACGCACTGGTTGCGGCCGTCGAAACTCGGCTGTGTCGCGACCTTGTCATCGGCGGTGGCGGTGGTGGTGACGGTGGGCTGTTCAACGGCATTCTCGCCCGCTATCTCGCGTTCGTTGCGACCGACCTGCCCGGTGATACCGACGAGGATCAGGCGTCGCGCGCGCTGGCGGCCTCGATCGTGCTCGCCTCCGCGGACGCGGCTTGGGAGAACCGACTCGAGGTGGAGGACCACCCGTTGTTCGGTGCGGCGTGGGAGAAGCAGGCGCGCTTGCCTGGACCGGGCTTGTCCGTAGCGACCTTCAGCGGCGGAACGGTTCGATCCTCGCCTGTTCCCGAACGCGACTTCGCCGTCCAACTGAGCGGGTGGATGCTGATGGAGGCTGCGTTCACGGTGTCGGCAGCGGGCTTCCTCAGCTAG
- a CDS encoding RNA methyltransferase: MSSNDTEDGAGPTEWGEHPRGVGPWEQEHDEPRPVGLEFDTELLDEGDRRNVVDAYRYWTREAIVADIDTRRHPLHVAIENFGNDANIGTVVRTANAFAAQAVHIVGRRRWNRRGAMVTDRYQHIHHHETVADLLVYARAEGLTVVAVDNTPGSVPIETADLPRECLLLFGQEGPGVTADARAGASMTVSIAQFGSTRSINAGVAAGIAMHSWIRRHADLSQAWP, encoded by the coding sequence TTGAGCAGCAACGATACCGAAGACGGCGCCGGTCCCACTGAGTGGGGCGAGCATCCGCGCGGCGTCGGGCCCTGGGAGCAGGAACACGACGAACCAAGGCCAGTGGGGTTGGAGTTCGACACCGAACTTCTCGACGAGGGCGATCGCCGCAACGTCGTCGACGCCTACCGCTACTGGACGCGGGAAGCGATAGTCGCCGATATCGACACCCGGCGTCATCCACTCCACGTTGCCATCGAGAATTTCGGCAACGATGCCAACATCGGGACTGTGGTGCGCACCGCCAATGCATTTGCTGCACAGGCAGTTCACATCGTGGGGCGCCGACGCTGGAACAGGCGAGGTGCGATGGTCACCGACCGCTATCAGCACATCCACCACCACGAGACGGTCGCAGATCTGCTCGTGTACGCCCGTGCCGAGGGGCTGACCGTCGTGGCCGTCGACAATACGCCGGGATCGGTGCCGATCGAGACTGCAGATCTACCGCGCGAGTGTCTGCTGTTGTTCGGGCAGGAGGGCCCAGGGGTGACTGCCGACGCACGGGCAGGCGCGTCGATGACGGTGTCCATTGCCCAGTTCGGTTCTACCCGAAGCATCAACGCCGGCGTCGCCGCCGGGATCGCGATGCACTCGTGGATCAGGCGTCATGCTGACCTGTCACAGGCTTGGCCCTGA
- a CDS encoding DUF6636 domain-containing protein, giving the protein MANMRVNKLVAVAASVAIAAVLSGCGSESGAESAAAPAVTTTTVAPTTTTELPAPVTTTTEAAPPPPPPVEPEPIPTPQTTYAALDGAYYFSSPDGLFQCGIVTLASRTEAGCQGTTAPVPPRPEDCMISWGNGIRVTNAGEAEFMCSGGAVYTSGGESIDPPLAVGQSIEADGYSCLSASNGISCTNDETGHGFRIAPDSNEIY; this is encoded by the coding sequence ATGGCGAATATGCGCGTGAACAAGCTTGTGGCAGTGGCGGCGTCGGTGGCGATCGCGGCAGTTCTGTCCGGGTGCGGCAGCGAGTCGGGTGCAGAATCCGCTGCCGCACCCGCTGTCACGACGACAACGGTTGCTCCGACCACCACTACGGAACTTCCCGCGCCCGTCACGACGACGACAGAGGCCGCTCCTCCTCCGCCGCCGCCCGTGGAACCCGAACCGATCCCGACGCCGCAGACCACATACGCAGCGCTGGACGGGGCCTATTATTTCTCTTCGCCCGACGGGTTGTTCCAATGCGGCATCGTCACCCTCGCCAGCAGGACCGAGGCAGGATGCCAAGGAACGACGGCGCCAGTGCCGCCGAGGCCCGAGGACTGCATGATCAGCTGGGGCAACGGGATTCGAGTCACCAATGCGGGCGAGGCCGAGTTCATGTGTTCCGGTGGCGCTGTATACACCTCGGGCGGCGAGAGCATAGATCCCCCGCTCGCGGTGGGTCAGTCGATCGAGGCCGACGGATACTCGTGCCTGTCCGCGTCGAACGGTATCTCGTGCACCAACGACGAGACTGGGCACGGCTTTCGCATTGCTCCTGACAGCAACGAAATCTATTGA
- a CDS encoding SDR family oxidoreductase: MSSPTVFITGAAAGIGRSTALKFARSGYLVGAYDIDETGLASLNKAITSTGGRVVTGILDVTDPKQWEERLKEFDAEANGRLDVLINNAGILVAGRFEEMPIEVHKRQIDINFNGVVYGTLAAFPYLKATRGAQVINLCSASAIYGQPELVTYGATKFAVRGVTEALDLEWAEYDISVKAMWPLFVQTAMTQGVSTGTTNSLGIKLTAEDVSQAIFDATRPSKRLYHKVHFPVGIQSKALSLGSRFSPAWLTREVNRRLSHK, translated from the coding sequence GTGTCCTCACCTACTGTGTTCATCACCGGCGCTGCCGCCGGGATCGGACGATCCACTGCCCTGAAATTTGCTCGTTCCGGTTACCTCGTCGGTGCGTACGACATCGACGAGACGGGGTTGGCCTCGTTGAACAAGGCGATAACCTCCACCGGCGGACGTGTAGTCACCGGAATCCTCGACGTCACCGACCCCAAGCAGTGGGAAGAGCGGCTGAAGGAGTTCGACGCCGAAGCGAACGGCCGTCTCGATGTCTTGATCAACAATGCGGGAATCCTCGTTGCCGGGCGCTTCGAAGAGATGCCCATCGAAGTCCACAAGCGCCAGATCGACATCAACTTCAACGGCGTCGTCTACGGGACTCTTGCTGCATTCCCGTACCTGAAGGCCACCCGAGGTGCGCAGGTCATCAATCTCTGTTCGGCATCGGCCATCTACGGTCAGCCCGAGTTGGTCACGTACGGAGCTACAAAGTTCGCGGTTCGGGGTGTCACCGAAGCGCTCGATCTAGAGTGGGCCGAGTACGACATCTCGGTGAAGGCGATGTGGCCACTGTTCGTCCAGACTGCGATGACGCAGGGCGTCTCGACCGGCACCACCAATTCGCTCGGCATCAAGCTGACCGCCGAAGACGTCTCTCAGGCGATCTTCGACGCCACCAGGCCCTCGAAGCGGCTTTATCACAAGGTGCACTTCCCGGTCGGGATCCAGTCCAAGGCACTCTCGCTGGGCTCGCGATTTTCGCCGGCCTGGCTTACTCGCGAGGTCAACAGGCGGCTCAGTCACAAGTAA